Part of the Marinobacterium rhizophilum genome is shown below.
GCCGAAGACCGCTTTGACATCCAGCCCCAGCACTTCAAACGACAGCAGGGTAATCAGGTCCAGGCTGGTCGCGCCCTGGCTGGCGTATTTCAGGTCTGCGTCCTTGAGCTTGACCAGCTCGGCGACGTTCTTGACGCCCAGGTCGGAGCTGATGTAAACCACGCCGCCGGTCGGGGACGCCAGCACGGCGGTCCAGTCCTTGTATTCGTACTTCACGCGCTTGTCACCCAGAACATAGGGGAACATGGTCGAGCCGGAGGAGGCGAAAATGTCGCGGCCATCGGGCTTGGCGCGCAGCTGGAACTGGTTGGCACCGCTGGTGGAGCCGCCGCCGGGGATGTTCTTGACCACAACAACGGGCTGGCCGGGCAGCTGTTCGCTGATCAGCGGCGCATAGAAGCGGCCCCAGGTATCGGTGCCGCCGCCTTCCTTGAAGGGCATGGTCATTTCAATGCGGGCGCCATCAAAGTCGGCGGCGAAAGCGGGTGCGGTTGCGCTGAGTGCACCGGCGCAGGCAATGGCTGCCACGAGGGGACGGACGGCGCGGGCGGACAGGCTGACAAGAGTGCGGTGGGTATTTTTCATGTTTTGGGTCTCTTTTATTGTGGGTCCCGGGCCTTGCAGGCTCGGGGTGAGGCTGAAGATAGGCCCCCAAGCTGTCACCAGCCTGTCATGGGGACCTGTTCAGGATGTTTTACTCAGGATGCCTTGGATCCCTGGGCGCCGTGCCAGACGAAGCTGGGCACAAACAGGTTGCCGCTGATCAGCTTGCGGGCGGTGCGGACAACGCCGGCGCTGCGCACATCGATGCCCTTGGCCGCGGGCTGAATATCCAGCACGATCTCGATCTGGCCACTGGGGTGCTCGATGCGCAGGGTGGAGGTGCCGAATACCCGGCCCAGCAGTGGTGCCGCGACGGAGTCCGGCACCATGGCGCAGGTGCTGACGCAGATGGCACCGGTCACGGCATGGCTGGCATGGCAGTTATCGGGCACGAAGTAGCGCGAGCAGAGGCTGCCGCCATGCTGCGGCGCCGATACCAGCGACACCTTGGGAATGA
Proteins encoded:
- a CDS encoding Bug family tripartite tricarboxylate transporter substrate binding protein, with the protein product MKNTHRTLVSLSARAVRPLVAAIACAGALSATAPAFAADFDGARIEMTMPFKEGGGTDTWGRFYAPLISEQLPGQPVVVVKNIPGGGSTSGANQFQLRAKPDGRDIFASSGSTMFPYVLGDKRVKYEYKDWTAVLASPTGGVVYISSDLGVKNVAELVKLKDADLKYASQGATSLDLITLLSFEVLGLDVKAVFGMKGRGEARLAFERGEVNIDDQTTSGFIKKVQPLVDEGKAVPLFSWGVLGKDGKIQRDPTFPDLPHFVEAYEMVHGSAPSSERFRAWKSFFVAGYAAQKGLFLPKGTPDDVVQAYQEAASKAVAVPGFKEKAQDVLGDYDQAVGEEARMMFAEAVSMDDEAKGWVINWLNTKYSAGLQSEE